The sequence CTAGGTTCTGATACCATGTTAAGCAAAATACTAAGAAATATGCAAATGAATATTCAAAAATAAGATGATGAATGTAGGAGAGAAAGAAGGTTTTCATTCATACCCCAAAAGGAGAATAATGTTACACCTTAAAAAGCaaaacagaagcaaaacgaCAAAGTTACCAACTACAgtaacaaaataactacaactaAACTAAAGTAGAAAACATAACAATGGTAAATAACAATATAAAAGATGAAAAATATTATAAGTAGTCACTCAATACTTCCCCACAAGTTGAGGAACGATAAGCATAAGTAGTTCCCAACTTGTTAGCATGTTGTTGATGttaggtaaattacatacatggtgTACAACCGTTGTTCACTTTCACaccacactttggtgtacaacctacaattttgcacacaaaactatacaaccttttggtgatgtctcactaaagtgtacaaccgatAATTTTGACCAGTCAATGCGCTATGTCAGCAATTTGATCACTCTAAAAGTCAAACATTGACCCACCTAATaagaaattactaaaatacctttATCTCTTTCCTTGTAActtctctctctatctttccctttctctctttaagccctctctttctctctctctataactcctctctctctaatTCCCTTACAACTAATCCAACTCACAGTAAGATCACATGTATCCACATTAGGTACCACTCTATCtccttccctttctctctctaaatcatctctctctaattcctctctctctagaaaataGTCTTAATTTTAGGAACTTGAAGAGAGTTGTTCTCTGGAACTCCATTTATCATcagaataataataaagttaataacaacaacaacaattaaatatatagaaaacgagcaaaaaatataaaagaggTAGTAAAAAGAAATGTAAAATatagaaatatgaactagaaagCTTCATGGAACCATCAATCCAACAGACAGACAAAGGAGAATCAAAAGACCAGTCAGTAGGTTCAATTACATACTCATCTGGAAATTCCCACAATTGCATACATGTATATAAATGTTGCCCTGATTCTGCCCTCTCCATTAATATTAACGCAAAACAACCTAAAAGAGAAAACCTCAAATTCAATAAAAGCAAATCCAATTACAGGATCAAACGAGAGAATAGGAGAGACTAGTGAATTATCTTAAGCTTAATGCAACAGATCACAAACGACTAGAAAAGGTATAAGATTGGATCGAATTAGTAAAGTAAGTATATAACTTTAGCTCTGAGAGGACTTAGTGAGATAGGgaggatttagagagagaaagggaaggaGAAAGAGTAGTTGCAGAAAATGAAGAAAGAGATAGTGGCATTTTAGTAATCATATAATATATaaaggtattttagtaattatataagGACTGGtcccattttttttaatgggtAGGATgaaaaaatgatgatgtggcacGTTGACTTCGGGTTGATCAGTCACAATTACCggatgtacactttagtgggaggtcaccaaaaggtcGTACAAttttgtgtgcaaaattgaagattGTACACAAAAGTGTGAAATATGTCAAATGTTGTAtacacgtatgtaatttaccctattgaTGTTGATTGACAGGAAGAATTTTAGTGAAAATGTCAGCAATCTGTTTTTTAGAGGAAAAATAAGAAGGTTGGATCAGACCCATCTTGACTTGATCACGAACATAGTGACAATCAATTTCAATGTGCATAGTCCTTTCATGGAGAACCGTATTTGTAGCAATAGATAAGAAGGTATGTGGCTTGTCGAGCCAAGTATGCAGCTCACCGAGCAACTTCTTATTTTTGCCCTTTTTTTGCTTTGTTTCATGCCTGATTGCTCctgaaacaatttaaaacacTTATTTAACATATAATAGGCAGAAGACGCTATAAACTAGGGTATTTAGGCTAGAAAAGCATATAAATGGTGCTTAAACTACACTCTAGTCTCTTTACCTCCTCACACTTTGaaccttgcttgtcctcaagcaagtctCCAGATCTAGACAAAATCAGATCTCATACATTTAAGCTACTGTAATCAAATAAGAGGACCGATTTCACTTGACATTCTGCCATCCTTACTTATGAAAAGCAAAACAACGATCTAAGAGTTATGACATGGTTGAACTTGATCTAAACGTTTTAATTTTCTTAAGAGTAATAACATCATACAACAAATCCTTCCTTTTGAGTGTGAATTAATGCTAGAATCTCACAAAGTGGTCTCTTGAGgctttattttctgttttttggCCTTTTGAATTCTTTTCACTCAAGGTTTGGTGTTTATGTTTTCATTACAAGCAATGTAGTATATAGAACTTTTGAATGCTCAATTCCTCAATCTCCACCACTTACTAATCTAGTTGTAGACTTGATCAGTAAGATCTTTTAcatgggttgtaatgtgggtttAGGTAAGGTATGGATATGGGAATAATGTGTGTTATGGAGCCACGTGTATCTTTGTGTAAATTTTTGTGGTAGTGTGCTTTATGTGATGAATGATGGCTAGAGTGTgaacttttcctttttcttgtcAGCAATGCACTTAgtattttttctgtttttagtGCATAAGCCTTTTGTATTTCTTTTTGGcttttttctctatttttctTGACTTTTTGCCTTTATTTCTGACTTTTAGGTAACAAGCTCGCCGAACACTTTTTGTAACTCGTCGAGCAGGAGGGATTTTTGAAGGAAATTGCTCGAATTTGGTGAGTTGCTCTACGAGTAGAGGTGTGTAGCTCGTCGAGCTATGATAGATGACACCAATTTTGCTGTGATTTTGCCTGTCATTTTGGGGCGGTTTTCGTATTTTCACACATTACGGTTATTACATGcaggggcggatgtaggggggtcaaagggggcatttgccccccccccccccttcatcctgctaaaaaaaaaaaatttttttaaaatccaaaaataaaggttaaagtgcaaaaatacccctaatgttttaggtcaggagcaattttatccctaacgtctaaaattgtacaattttatccctaatgttggaagccaagagcaattttacccctaacgttgataaattgggtcaatttgagaaataattcatcaaactgtcttctcggtcatgaataatagtgtctgaaattgatccaatttatcaacgttagaggtaaaattggtgcaaaattacaaaattgatatgcaattggtgcaaaataaagaaaaaaatgactgtattttataatagtgtctgaaattgatccaatttatcaacgttagggataaaattgcttttggctacaaacattaggggtaaaattgcacctgacccaaaacgttagggatatttgatgcgtaacaatCCGAGAATCTcagaaatggatgattacgagtcggaaacattataatttacgtttttataaaaaaaatcatgaaaataatgcatgacaattgaacgattttgtatttttcgtcaccaaaaattgaacaattttgcattttttgtcataaaaaattgaacgattttacattttttgtctaaaaattTTTTACGTGGAATTTTGCCCCCCGCTCCCTCAAATCTTGGATTCGCCACTGATTACATGTACACATGACACATTATTTTCATGGTTGTGAACGGTATTTATGAAGGTTTGAGGCTTGTATCGGGATTAATGAAAGAAATGGGGATGTGTGATCACTATAAGAAAAACAAGTATTAATAAGCAAAATTTAGCAAGGCTGTAAAAtacacttattaaaaatagggtaaattcaaaaaaaaaactctgtggtttgatgttgttccaaaaaaacccttgtggtttgttattacaaaaaaaggactgtggtttgcgccgttacccgaaaaacggaaatggacttaacaccgttaatttgctgacgtgacacaggggtagagttggaaattcgaatttttttttattttttttctctctcatcttcttctccttcctccttctcctcctcattcttccttcttcttcatccttctccttctcctcctccttcttcttcttccttcttcttcttcctcctccttcttccttcttcttcctctcctcctcttcttcctcctcctccttcttttttttattccattctttttttttaatttccgatttccgaagaaatctggaaatttccgaaatCTGTCCAGatttcggaaatttccagatttctccTGAAATCTGGAAATCTggaaaaattccagatttctggaaattttccagaaatctgaaaatttccgaaacttaaaaaaaaggtagaagaagaaggaggaggaagaaaaagaaggagagaagaagaagaagaagaaggagggggaagaagaataaggaagaagggagaaggaggaggaggagaagaaggaagaagaaggagaaggagaaggaggaaggagaagaagaggagagagaaaaaataaaaaaaatttcgaatttccaactctacccctgtgccacgtcagcaaattaacaccgttaagcccatttccgtttttcgggtaacggcgcaaaccacagtcctttttttttgtaataacaaaccacaagtgtttttttggaacaacatcaaaccacatgagttttttttggaatttacccttaaaaataTATACTTCATACATATAATAACGATAAATTCTATCACTATACTGTTAATAAGCAAAATacttttttgttaaattttactAAAATTCCCCTTATTAATTCActcaaaattaaatatttttattttcttaataaagTTTAACCCTTAAGATTTGTATTAGAAAAAAGTAAATACTTATTAATTATAATAGTAACTAATAAATCCCTTATTAAAAAGTTttgatagaaaaaataaaatctcttaataattatattaaaaaaatgcaaGTGTTTATAAATGAAATCGCAACAAATAAatccattattaaaaaaaaattgattgcaAATAAAACTCAAATATTAAATCCCTTATCAAAAGTTTTTGGCTTTACCGCTCTCCCCAAATTTGGCTTCCCCCCAAAATTTCATACCAGAATTATCGTTCCGTCTAAATTAGCCGCCCTCTGTGCTCAATCCCTAATTCTTCTAGTAGTCCATCCCTAATTCACGCTCGATACAAATGAATCATTCTTCCGGTCTCTCTTTGCCCTTTGTTATCAATCCATAATTCATCTGGGCGAGCTTCAATCCCTAATTAACCTACGCGAGTGATAGGgatattttacccctatcttttagcgtgatttacggttgaatttgaaactaaataaataagtttaattacaaaaatatagtgttttaataaaataacgtagTAAGAATAAAATTCGTAGTGTTAGTTAATTATCTTTGTTTTTGGttgaatttatgaaataaaacgtcaagctaactcgacccctaagatttgtatttcaggtacgagcaaggagtgaaaatccactcaatacgcgaggcgtatttcccttcacgcgaggcgtgaaacatggagtcagaaataattgtccTATCCACGAGCACCATGTGGAATCTAGTTAGCATATGCAAGGCGTATGCCAACCTACGCCATGCGTATGACACATGTTAGAAATGATAAGCCCAATCctaaaagtcagactgcattgtctcctaggTCAACTatcggtacgcgaggcgtgttttgggatacgcagggcgtacatggtgcaattcaagcaataaaacgccatgagctcaaacacgcgcggcgtatatcactatgcgcggggcgtgtttgagacaacaagatccgaattggtccacatgcaggagatttctgacggaatgggcacacacgcagggcgtataccACCATACGCGGAGCGTATTATGGaatttctgcacaaaattatgttcctccatgcttgcaccttgtggaattacaatcttgcccctagcttgatctataaataagagtgactagcactcacaCCTTCTACCTTCTATCACTTAACATACCTTGTATCATATATTTCTTCTTATATACTTTTGTAGATAGAGATTTTGATATAtagttttagattcagtttttatgtaataaaactctcccaccttgagagcttatTCGTTCATTCCGGCATTTcctcgaagttccgttccagcTTCGTTCACCAaactcgagagttccacctccaagtcttAAAAGAcgaccttgagtccggttagctagttccgagggccgattcttccctctttacttgctaattagcttgatctcatcctatgtactaggcttggttgtattctatatttttattctccatatttataatttatgatttgcaatttccattTCTATAttcgtgttgatgtttattgcttgttttgatactcataattgactattgtgtaggggaacgcgatttccggtgccattcgggctatctttagggattcatataggtgttgccttaccggaagtgacaaaccggaaaccgtaggaattgacacaccacggaacttacgggccctagtttctgatccccagcattagacacgccttgactaggaaccacgtagtctaagtacttcacggatcggtcgaactacacgtagtcgtctttgcaagagtaaatcgtcaaccgaatatattcggagttattgcctattatatttataacttatcgtcactcATATCATTCCGTGGAGTTTTCCATTACATAAATCTGTTTCATctatagttaggagtagtttgtagttgtgtctcacaccaacctcaaagtattcaccgcttagataacgtataaaaccgagtcgtctaatacttgtggttataaatcccgtggattcgatacccggtcttaaccggattattacttgatacgacggggtacacttgcccctaagtagtgacgtctagtagatacaaagcacttagaaagaccacatccatagtcataacgcaatcatcgtaatatacatttcgtcgttaaaAAGAACATTACTAAAAGGCACGCATCAGCGAGCTCGTCTGAACATGTTAGGGGTATGTTCTACACTATCTCATCACATCTCTCGTATGTTTTGTTGTTCTACATTGTCTTTCACTCTAAGAGTCTTGGTGAAAATGGTGTCGAGTCTGGTAGTTACATTTTAAAGTTCTCCAAAGTCTCCCTGTCGCTCGGCAGAATAGAAATGACATTTATCCTTTAGCCATGGTTGGTTATTGCTCATTTGTAGAGTTTTTATTCTTCTTGGAGTGtcatattttgaaatttttgtcATTACTGAACATGGTTCTGGAGCAACTATCCATGCCAGAAAGAAGCATGctagtttttttatatttttattgatttcataattttttcaatgtttttagATTACAAATACGAGcataaagcatgaaaattacaacttgaaaaataaaactttaaaaactaaaaatataaataagtcATAAAAATAACATGTACAGGTTTAAATGAAATTAACCATTCTTGTTGATGTGGTTGGGATGCGTGAAAATGAGATCTGGAACTTCAAAAACTCGTATCGGGGGCTGTTGCGTTGTTCCGGTAATTCTAGGCGAATTTGGAGTTACTCAAAAACTTTAAGGACTTAAACAGAAATTTATCATTTAAATCAGCAACATTTCTAGAAATGATGATTTTATGTGACTTTCGAGCTCAATTTCGGAGGCTTTAGAGATTGAATTTGAGCGAAACAAAAGCTAATATTTGAAAATCATGCGTAAAGCAAGGGTTTGAAAGTGAAATATCGTAAAAAATATTGAGTAATGAAGTCTGAATATATTATTCAAAATGGCTCGAACAGAATAATTGTTTAATGgttgaaaaaccaaaagcttgattctgtttcgtggaTGTTACTTTAAGGACGATTTTAAAGGTTGTAAGAGGTCGTTTTTCATGAAATAAAAATTGGGAGTTCGAGATCTGATaactaaagagattaaaattaatttggagcGAAATGATGAAATGACGAATTCAGAATAAATTTTAGAAGAAGGTCTCCAAAAAAGTTGTTTGTTGAACTTTCAAGAATTGAAAattcaaaagcttgtttctggatctttttaattgattgggGTCAATAAATTGTTTCTAAACATTATTTAGAGTGGGTGTGTAAGCTAAGAATGATTCGAAAATATGGTTTCAATAATCTTGGTTTCATGAAAATTTGCTTGAagggttgaagaagatgataatAGTGGATTCTAATCTAGATTATGGAAGCTTGAATTAAGGATTGGATAATGATCttactgacttaactaagagattgcaaaaTACGATTTGGGATTTGATTGAgtaaactaagagaatttcagacttaattttttgaaaattggaAGCTTTGTTGAAGAATTTGAAATTGAAAAACTAATTCTTGAAATTAAGAGCTTATTTAAACTAAGTAGATGTTAAAGAATGATTTCTAAGAACCTAAGGATTGATAAAGTAACCGAAATTGGCAGGATAATTGATTTGAAGATTGATTTGTAGTGTGTTTGATTTGAGTTGATTGGGAATGAAGAGATTGAGCTCCACTTATAGACTTTTGAGCAACAAATTTCCTATAAATGATCTTTAAAACTCTCCTCCATGATTTCCATTAACTTCCCATCAGTTAAGGGAAGATCATGGGTGAATTAGGAGCTAAAAAGTGAAATTGAAGCCATGAAAAACATTTTTGAAGGCTGCTAAATAGTTCAACCCAATTTTCAGCACCAGTGAACTTTGAAAAATTCCACATGTTTCGTTACAGCTCCGTTTTTTGACATTCCGAAAAGCCAACACCCTGAACTTTCAGAAAAAAAAGTACCGGTTATCTGAAATTTCACTATTTCAGGATCCGTTTTTGTCGTCGAAGTTACTAAGCGGGTTGCtaaaaaatggtgcaaatttgcccctgatttttttactatttcttttttcttttcttttctttttctcacatttttattttgttgaaagatgaatttaattaaataaaattaactataaagtaaaattataacatatgataaaaatacaaaaattattttatccccCAATAagtgtaaaaataaatttcagatATAGACATGTTTCAGTTTAGGTATAAAAAATGCAATTTACCTTTAATAAGGAAAAGGAAAATGAGTCATTTAAATGTATTGAGAGACTAAACCATTAAATAGAACATAAGTTAAGAACTTTGTAATGTATTATTGAATATGTGATGATTAAACAGTGTTAGATAacaatatagagactaataaattatttacccaaaagtTTTTATGTACAGTGATAGTCACTAAAACAGTTTTTGATACAATAAAGTCACTGAAGTAGCAAAATtgtcaataaaatcattatggATGAATTTGACGATCTAACACAACCAAAAAGTTGACATGACTTCCAAGTCAACAACACCTCATAATATGCCTAACACGTGTTGCTACATAACAGCCACATGATGACACGTgggaattaaaaaaataaaactgatAAATATTCTAATCCGATAACCCGTATCTCAAATTGATCAGATTCATTAtatacttttaatttaatttccatGTGTTAGACATTTTGAGGTGTCATTGATATGGCATGACAATTTTTGGGTAATTCAAATGATTGGATCCTATTAACACAAATTTGGTACTGGGTCAAAAACTACTTTAATGACGACCACCAATGTCGTGACATGGGACATGGAATATCAAAACTCAAAAAGCATGTGTTTGCTATTTTGGCCTTAATAGAGAAGTTGGAATTAGCACCCAAAATAAAAAGGGTTGGAAAACAAAGTCAGTGATCTGATTGTGATATATAGTTTGATTCCCAATCAAAGTGGAACCAATTCAAAGAATTGACCTGCAAATCCCTCCTCCCTCAAGAAAATTGAATGATAATCAACTGAAATCaatgtttgttagaagggaagGAATAAATAACATCTATCTAGATGTCCAAAATGTATCCAAGAAAGAGCAGTTTCATACACAATTTAAGCAGCACCACATTTGCATTTCAATCCAATGGGTGAGATAAGCATCAGAATTTGCTAAAAAGGGTACAAGTAAGCAATTCCTGCAGTTTTAAGATGGATTGGCACCTTGCTGGTCAAAATGAGAATGAGGTACAGGTCGCAAGTCAATTGCGGAATGGAGATCCACAAGGAGCAGCTAGACCAAGAGTTTGCATAACTTTAATCCTCCGTGCACTCAGTTCTGGGGATAACTCTCCATCCTAACAACATTAGTCAATGATAGATATTATTGTTCATTTTGAAATAAATCATACAAAATAGGGCCAAGCTTGCACCTCATTTTGAGTAGACCCATTGCGTTTCTTTTGCATCCCATCTTTTTTAGATGAATTCCCTCCTCTTGGGGTTGCTCTCTTTTGACTGACTCTTTTATTCGATGTTCCTGAAATAAAACACTATCATTTTTGTATTTGAAATAATAATGAGAAAACTATAGAACTAACCAGCAAAGAAAATTGAATTCAAATCCAACCTAGTGGAGTTGAGTTCAATAAGTAAATGAATTTACTCTTTCACAAGGCTTTCTTGATCATCAGAAAAATGTCTAACCTTTGGATTTGGATGGTTTTCCCCTTACTTGATCATCAGAATGTGGCGACGAAATATCCTATTCATGACCCAAATGAAGATGAATTACGAGTAACTAGCGGAAGGAGTAGGTTACAGAAGATTACCTGCTCCAAGGCTTTCCTTAATATTTCTTGATAACAACCATTGTTCTCGTTAAGTGCCTAAAGATTGAAAAGACACAGGGGAGGTTAAAACGTATTGAATCCAGTCCAGCATGAATACTAGCTACACTACTTACAATCTGAAATTCGGAATGCCATTTAGTAGGATCTACAAGTATACTGCAGGGaggggaaaaaaaaaagaaaaagaaaagtcagTCTCATTAAGAACAAGCCCAAAGGCAAAGGGGAAAAGCACCCAACTATTCATAGCTTCCGTATAGCCGAACACGAACACGAACACGAACATCTTCATTGCTCCCATAGGAATTGCCTCCAACAACCtgaaaaatgaacaaaaaggTGACCTCTTTTCATTCCATGTTGTGCCGACGAAACCAATAAACATTTCGTCTGCCCTACCAATGCAGGCCACCAAGACCCACTACAAAGCTTCACCCAAGTTATATCTCCAATCACGGCCTCCTCAGCTACAACTCCTTCTCCATCATGTTTTTCCCTACTTTCCATCATTTCTGCTTCCAACAACAATACATACGCACAACACAACATTATCTTACATTTATTTTATGCTAAAAGAAGGAACATTTCGAATATTATCAGTTCAACATTTTCAAGTATGAAATTGATCCTATTTATGCAAATTAGGATATGATCCTATTAAAATCCACATTACAAAAGTTaagttcaaaattaaaaatcagaCTTGACATCATTTTGATTCTGCACAGATATTATCTCAAAACCCCAATGGCCAGATTGGCTGCCATCACATGTTCAAAATCTTAACATATTTTTTAAACATAGAACCAGTCAGCCCTTTGTCTGATTGAGCCCTGCGTTAACAAAACCATCTTTCGTTTATGCTAGCAACGAATTTCATAATAAAGAAACAAAATGCATACTTGAAATGATATAGGAAGAACTGCCAGCTTCTGCACTTCCATACTATGGGGAAAATGCATCATCTGATTCCTGAGGTTTTATACTAAGGTCAACCAAGTATAAGTGTTAGGGGATACTATATGCTTGTAAATTCTAGTCTTTAGGTATTTGACAGTTATTATTTCTGCTTATGAATGAGTTATCGAATGATGCTTCTTTGTAAGGAAGATTTATCACTTGTATGCTAAACAGAAATCCTGGGTGCTCTGAATCTGTGATAATTCAAAGAAATGATAGGGATCAAGATCAATCGGGATACTATAGTTTCAATTGTCCTAACAACATAACAGAAAATCCATAAGATATTGGCATTACAGTTCTAAAATGGATTAGGATTATAGTCTAGCAAACCAAACGACTAATTACACTGCAATAAATCCTGTAAGGCATAAAATCACTAAAACACATATCAATTAAGGAAAAATCCCTAAACCCATTCAAAATTAAAGTAAACCCATTCAAAATAAAAAGCAAATTctcattcaaacataataagtTAACTCACCTAAATTGAACCAAAATCCAGCGCTTGACGGCAGAGACAGAGCGGTTGAAAGAGAGATGAATCGAACTGAGGTGAAGGGCTAACTGGTCCAATGGGAGCAAGTGCTACTTCACTACAGACTAATCCTAGTTCAACATTCCCATTTCGCTAGTCCTAGTTCTCCGTCCTTACCGCGAGATACGTACTCAGATTGTACAGTCCGTACCTGAAGACGCCGCCGCTGGTGGAGGACGAGTGGAGTAGACGCCGCTGGTGGTGGAGCCGCCGCTGGAGGAGCAGCCGCTGGTGGAGGAGATTTCTGGTCTCGGGTTTTTTTCCCTTTCTATCGCGATGAAGAACGAAATGAGAAAATATTTGggggcttttttttttttaagtttctcttctaaaggttttttttttttaagtttatgataataaattattaactacttaatttcttttttaagtaAACCGGGGTGATCCGGATTCGCCGGTTTCACCCGGTTCCCATGGAGTCATCGGTAGTGACTCTAAAACACTCTAACCGGACTGATTACCCTGCCGATTCCTGGTTGAATTGGTTCAACCAGCCGAACCGGTCCAGTTTCTAAAACCATGCTAAGGatatcataaaaaaaagttCTAAAACAGCACGTTTAGCTACTAGTTA comes from Euphorbia lathyris chromosome 8, ddEupLath1.1, whole genome shotgun sequence and encodes:
- the LOC136201922 gene encoding uncharacterized protein, encoding MMESREKHDGEGVVAEEAVIGDITWVKLCSGSWWPALVVGGNSYGSNEDVRVRVRVRLYGSYEYILVDPTKWHSEFQIALNENNGCYQEILRKALEQDISSPHSDDQVRGKPSKSKGTSNKRVSQKRATPRGGNSSKKDGMQKKRNGSTQNEDGELSPELSARRIKVMQTLGLAAPCGSPFRN